GATCGGTCTCGATCGTCCGCTTGCTCGTGTGCGTCTCCCCGGGCGCGAGGCGACCGACTCGTTCCGCGCCCCGCCAGACGTGCTCGCCGTCGGCGGAGATGCGGGTCTCGACCACGACGCCCGTCCTGGGCCGATCGTCGCGGTTGGTCACGGAAGCGACGACGGTCGCTCCGGTTGGGGTGATGGGTTCGACCCGCGTGACGCTGAACGCGTAGGAACCGGGGCCGCCCCCGCTCGTCGCGGCCGTCGGCGTCGGGGAACCGCCCCCGCCGTTCCGTCCGCTCGCCGGCGGCACCGTCCCCTCCGCGAGTCGGCTGTCGTCGACGACGATCGAACCGGCGCTGCCGGTCCGGTCGCCGTCGTCGTTCGGTACGAGCGATCCCTGGTGGCCGGGGGCGGGCGCGCCGCCGACCACGAAGACGAGGCCCGTCGCCGTAGCGAGGATAGCGCCGAGGCTGACGAGCGTAACGAATCTGTGTGCGTGCATCGTGCTTCAACTGCCAGTCCGCGTGTGCCACCTGCGGGTTTCCTGCAGACCCGAATAAACGACGTGGCTATACGTACTCCGCTCCCCCATCAGCGGGCTAGTGGGTCCCCGACGTTCTCCCGGCCCGATGCGTTTTTGCGGTACGGCGGCACAGGGCACGCATGAACGTCCTCCTGACGAACGACGACGGCATCGAGGAGACCGGGTTGCAGGCGCTCTACGAGGCGCTCTCGCCGGTCGCGGACGTGACGGCGATCGCCCCCGCGAAGGACCAGAGCGCCGTCGGGCGATCGATGTCGAGCCGCGTCGCCGTCGACGAACACGAACTCGGCTACGCCATCCACGGGACGCCCGCCGACTGCGTCGTGGCGGGTCTCGAGGCGCTCGCGCCCGAGACGGACCTCGTCGTCTCGGGGTGCAATCGGGGGGCGAACCTCGGACAGTACGTCCTCGGGCGGTCGGGGACCATCAGCGCCGCCGTCGAGGCGGCCTTCTTCGGCGTCCCCGCGGTCGCCGTCTCGATGTACATCCCCACCGGCGAGGTGGACTACACGACGTTCGACCCCGGCGTCGAGGAGTACGCCGAGGCGATGCGCGTCGCCCGTCACGTCGCGGAGCACGCCCTCGAGGAGGGCGTCTTCGAGGAGGCGGACTACCTCAACGTGAACGTCCCCCTCGCCGACGGCGAGCCGTGCGAGATGGAGATCACGACCCCCTCGACGGTGTACGACATGGGAGCGGACCGGACCGAGGGCCACATCACGCTCGTCGATCGCATCTGGAACCGGATGGCCGAAGGCGAGGTGGTCGACCCCGAGGGGACCGACCGCCGGGCGATCATGGAACGGCGGGTGAGCGTCTCGCCGCTGACGGCGTCGCACACTCCT
The Halomarina pelagica DNA segment above includes these coding regions:
- the surE gene encoding 5'/3'-nucleotidase SurE, with amino-acid sequence MNVLLTNDDGIEETGLQALYEALSPVADVTAIAPAKDQSAVGRSMSSRVAVDEHELGYAIHGTPADCVVAGLEALAPETDLVVSGCNRGANLGQYVLGRSGTISAAVEAAFFGVPAVAVSMYIPTGEVDYTTFDPGVEEYAEAMRVARHVAEHALEEGVFEEADYLNVNVPLADGEPCEMEITTPSTVYDMGADRTEGHITLVDRIWNRMAEGEVVDPEGTDRRAIMERRVSVSPLTASHTPYQHDALDRLAAMY